One Fundidesulfovibrio terrae genomic window carries:
- a CDS encoding HD domain-containing phosphohydrolase codes for MNTPKGRAPTPPRRILVADDEAVNLKVLAAFLRDMGHVAVLADCGAAVLQKLKPDIDLVLLDVLMPGIDGFETVRRMRRDPAYRDIPVIMVTALTGKQDRLAAVAAGANDFIAKPIDRTELKVRMDSLLRMKASQDEVKRYQASLEEMVTQRTEALSLALDNLQGMQLSIEASQRETIMRLSAAAEYKDDNTASHIKRMSAYSALLARQLGLPDHDVDVVRQASPMHDVGKMGIPDAILLKPGKLDPDEWELMKTHTVIGKSILAESDSELLQAAELIAYSHHERYDGTGYPKGLSGEDIPLFGRICAVADVFDALTTARPYKEAYPNEKALAVMRSEQEKGPHFDPKIFSLFLDNLDEFLNIQKKCHD; via the coding sequence ATGAATACCCCGAAGGGCCGCGCGCCGACGCCTCCGCGCCGCATCCTCGTCGCCGACGACGAAGCCGTGAACCTCAAGGTTCTCGCGGCCTTCCTGCGCGACATGGGTCACGTGGCGGTGCTTGCCGACTGCGGCGCGGCCGTGCTCCAGAAGCTCAAGCCCGACATCGACCTGGTCCTCCTGGACGTGCTCATGCCCGGCATCGACGGCTTCGAGACCGTTCGCCGCATGCGCCGCGACCCGGCCTACCGCGACATCCCCGTCATCATGGTCACGGCCCTCACCGGCAAGCAGGACCGCCTGGCCGCCGTGGCCGCCGGAGCCAACGACTTCATCGCCAAGCCCATCGACCGCACCGAACTCAAGGTGCGCATGGACTCGCTTCTGCGCATGAAGGCGTCCCAGGACGAGGTCAAGCGCTACCAGGCGTCCCTGGAGGAGATGGTCACCCAGCGCACCGAAGCGCTGAGCCTGGCCCTGGACAACCTCCAGGGGATGCAGCTCTCCATCGAGGCGTCGCAACGCGAGACCATCATGCGCCTGTCGGCCGCCGCCGAATACAAGGACGACAACACCGCCAGCCACATCAAGCGCATGAGCGCCTACAGCGCCCTGCTGGCCCGGCAGCTCGGCCTGCCCGACCACGACGTGGACGTGGTGCGCCAGGCCAGCCCCATGCATGACGTAGGCAAGATGGGCATCCCGGACGCGATTCTCCTCAAGCCGGGCAAGCTCGATCCCGACGAATGGGAACTCATGAAGACCCATACGGTCATCGGCAAAAGCATTCTGGCCGAGTCCGATTCGGAGCTGCTGCAGGCGGCCGAGCTGATCGCATACTCCCACCACGAGCGCTACGACGGCACGGGCTACCCCAAGGGCCTTTCCGGGGAGGACATCCCCCTCTTCGGGCGCATCTGCGCTGTGGCGGACGTCTTCGACGCCCTGACCACGGCTCGGCCCTACAAGGAAGCGTACCCGAACGAGAAGGCCCTGGCCGTCATGCGCTCGGAGCAGGAGAAAGGCCCTCACTTCGATCCCAAAATCTTTTCTCTTTTCCTGGACAATCTGGACGAGTTCCTGAATATACAGAAGAAATGCCACGACTAG
- a CDS encoding Nramp family divalent metal transporter, which translates to MNLFKSLSGLAERHKPRFMALEIFKYIGPGLLVTVGFIDPGNWAANVAAGAGFGYTLLWMVTLSTIMLIVLQHNAAHLGIATGLCLSEGAAHHLPRTASNAVLGSAVLASVSTALAELLGGAIALRMLFGLPLWLGALLTMAVVGWMLFANSYRRIEKYIIGFVSLIGISFVFELSMVNVDWGQAVAGWVIPAFPDGSIPIVMSVLGAVVMPHNLFLHSEIIQSRQWNLDNDEIIHHQLKYEFTDTLVSMIVGWAINSAMILLAASAFHTAGTQVTELEQAQSLLTPLVGNAAAVVFALALLFAGVASSVTAGMAGGAIFAGIFKEPYNIHDIHTKWGVGITLFAAYLIILAIPDPFQGLIYSQIALSIQLPFTILLQLYLTSSRKVMGKWVNRKSTVAVLAVIAAVVIALNVMLLIDMLGG; encoded by the coding sequence ATGAATCTGTTCAAGAGCCTCTCCGGGCTGGCGGAGCGCCACAAACCGCGCTTCATGGCGCTGGAGATATTCAAATACATCGGCCCGGGCCTCCTGGTCACGGTGGGCTTCATCGATCCCGGCAACTGGGCGGCCAACGTGGCCGCGGGCGCGGGCTTCGGCTACACCCTGCTGTGGATGGTCACCCTCTCGACCATCATGCTCATCGTCCTGCAGCACAACGCCGCGCACCTGGGCATCGCCACCGGCCTGTGCCTGTCGGAAGGCGCGGCCCACCACCTGCCCCGCACCGCCTCCAACGCCGTACTGGGCTCGGCCGTGCTGGCTTCCGTCTCCACCGCCCTGGCGGAACTGCTCGGAGGGGCCATCGCCCTGCGCATGCTCTTCGGCCTGCCCCTGTGGCTGGGGGCGCTTCTCACCATGGCCGTGGTCGGCTGGATGCTCTTCGCCAACTCCTACCGGCGCATCGAGAAGTACATCATCGGCTTCGTCTCGCTCATCGGCATCTCCTTCGTGTTCGAGCTGTCCATGGTCAACGTGGACTGGGGCCAGGCCGTGGCGGGCTGGGTGATCCCGGCCTTCCCCGACGGATCGATCCCCATCGTCATGAGCGTGCTGGGCGCGGTGGTCATGCCCCACAACCTCTTCCTGCACTCCGAGATCATCCAAAGCCGCCAGTGGAACCTGGACAACGACGAGATCATCCACCATCAGCTCAAGTACGAGTTCACCGACACCCTGGTGTCCATGATCGTGGGCTGGGCCATCAACTCGGCCATGATCCTCCTGGCGGCTTCGGCCTTCCACACGGCCGGGACCCAGGTGACGGAACTGGAGCAGGCCCAGAGCCTGCTCACCCCCCTGGTGGGCAATGCGGCGGCCGTGGTCTTCGCCTTGGCGCTCCTTTTCGCGGGGGTGGCTTCGTCGGTGACGGCGGGCATGGCCGGAGGGGCCATCTTCGCGGGCATCTTCAAGGAACCCTACAACATCCACGACATCCACACCAAGTGGGGCGTGGGGATAACCCTGTTCGCGGCCTACCTGATCATCCTGGCCATCCCCGACCCCTTCCAGGGGCTCATCTACTCGCAGATCGCGCTGTCCATACAGCTGCCGTTCACTATTTTGCTGCAGCTGTATCTGACCTCCTCGCGCAAAGTGATGGGCAAGTGGGTCAACCGAAAATCCACGGTGGCCGTGCTCGCCGTGATCGCGGCGGTGGTGATCGCGCTCAACGTGATGCTCCTGATCGACATGCTGGGGGGCTGA